GGTGAGCCAAGTCATAATCAAATTGTGACACTTGAACTATTACACTCTTAAGTCGAAATAGTTGTGTCATGACTATCAGTTATAACTTTTGGTCTTATTGTAAGCAATCGatccaacaattggtatcaaaatCAAGGTTACAAGTTTGATTCCCATTGGGGTAATTGttcagggggagattgttgcaGGTTTTCCAACTGTCATGTGGTGTAGGTTAGGTGGGTCGAGTCACAATCGAAGAGTTGAATTTCTAGTGCATAATTGTTGAGGGGGAGATTGTGGCAGGTGACATCAATTGTTTTGTGGCATGGATTAAGTGGGTTGACTCACAATCACAAAGTTCGATTTCTATGGGACAATTGCTATAGGGAAGATTGTTGTAGGTGACATCAATTTTCGCGTGTTGGAGGCTAGGTGGATCAAGTCACAATCGAATCAAGGAGCTTGGGTTGTTACGCTCTTAAGTAGAAAGGGTTTCTCCCTAAATATCAACTATAACTTTTGGCCTAGTAGTAAGTGTCTAATCCAATAATGTGATTAGGTGCATGGTGGCTGGAAAATAAGTTGGAATTCAATTCTTAGGAAATTGAATTCCAAGCTcgtttttgttttactttttttctttttcatttaaaaaaaatagaaggaaggaaaaaatcaggaagaaataaagaaaaaaataatagtttgcaaaataaataatttgaaacataaatattttcaataaaagtgtagaaatatatattttttgaaattaaagtTTATAAAGGTAATTATATTGAGTAATaatgtttaatgaaaaaaaaatattaaagaatagaaatttagaaaagtaaATTTGGTAAGAACAAATTTATGGAAATAACTCTTCTTCTAGTAGACTTCTTTGTGATTTCTTCTTTGGATGGAAGATAAAGGAAAGTTGAGGAACGAAAGTATTCTTAGAAACTCAAGAAGAGTTTCAATGACTTTAAGTGGAGTTAGAAATATGTGAGAGTGAAAGGCGAGACAAACACATTAGGAAAAAGTCTAGGATAAGTCTTTAAAGAGACTAACCTGGGTAGAACTTAGGAACAAGTAGAATGGCAAAAAATGGGCAGTATGGTTAGAACTTAGGAACAAGTAAAACGTGATCCTTCATctttcaccatgaagcacagaTTGGTTTCCTCACTCTCAGTTGAAGAGCTActggttgaagatacttcattCTCTTCCCAAGAAATGTAATCTCTGCTCCCCTTGCTCCTTTCAACTTTCTTGCTGGctgatatttcctttgattGATTGTTTGCACAATCCATCCTGATGTGCCCTGTtttaccacaaccaaagcaTGTGTAGTTAGAGGAATTTGATTCATTctgtttaggataccttcttttttgttggttcctatctctgcttttcttcttcaggaatttgctgaaccTCTTTGTGAGTAGGTTGATTGTTTCATCATGTTCAGCATCTTCTTTCTCCTTCTTGATGTCACTCTGTGcacttgctttcagtgcaagtccCTTGGGTTTCCTTTCCAGTATTTCTtgctctttgagtctcttgagctccagctcatgctccattaatttcccaaatagtgcagcagttgacagcTTTGACAGATCATGACTTTCTGATATGGCAGTCACTTtgggttgccagcttctgtcgaggcacttcaacaCTTTTATGTTAAGTTCCTCTTTGTCAAATATCTTTCCCAATCCAGTAAGatgattcacaatgtgggtgaacCTTTTCTACACATCAACAATGCTCTCTTCGGGTTGCATTCTAAACAATTCATACTCTTGGATAAGAGAATGTTTTCTTGATCTCTTCACATCCTCAGTGCCTTCATGAGTAACTTccaagacttcccacatctccttagctgaactACATTGAGATATTCTGAAGAACTGATCCATTGTTAATGACGAAGTAATGATGTTCTTGGCTACaagatcatattgagccttcttcttttcACTCTCACTTCATTCAGATCTTGGATTTgccacttcttcatccttgacaacctgcattggcacatagggTCCATGGACCACAGCCTCCCAAATAAACGACTCAATAGATtctatgaaaattttcattctaattttccaaaaagCCTAATTCATCCCATTGAACATAGGGGGTCTATTGATAAGCGATCCCTCAgcaaaaaacactttaaactcagacattattgcaaacaaacttgattaaaatacaagtcctagctcttgataccaattcttgggttcaataatatcaaagttcaagagggggggtgaattgagcttttaaaactttcgcacagattcagattttatcacagtacacagaaaataaatcgatttatttagcaatgaacagatttatttttatactgttTATGTACTTTAAGGCATTTATCTCAGTTgaatgattttcaattttaagattgagttagatgaTCTGCAGGCAAAGTTCAAATTGATTTTCGCAAAATTAAAACAGAGAGCTACAACAATTAATCACAACCTTTGAGTATAAAGTCAATGGTTGTTTTTTAAAACACTTAACATATTGTATTAACCTTCACAGAGCATGAATTTCAATGATGTTTCAACACATATAGATTTATGCAGAAGTTCTTTAGAATGTTTTTCAGAAAATCAAGAACAGTTTACatgtgcccagaaagaacagattcaatcacaattgaatagatttatttcttgacagattGGTTTATTCAGCAGTTTATTAATTGCAGGGAttaagagagaatgaacacaaaacaattatactggttcactcaaatgagctacatccagtcttcacctaatccaaggtgaaattcactaaaccacaattcaaaacaattacaaaaaccattgttcttgaaccctacaagaacatgaCACACtctgctgaaaaacactattccagcacacacaagtcttcaagaaaccctatcaagaagagatTACAACCACACTTTACACGAAATTGAAGAAAGAGACGAATACACTTGATAgagaatgcagaaatctgccttagaccagtagaagagattgctcacacagtgacaacacctctaaccaagccttagaaccaaccaagaacaagcacactatgtgattttgaaaatctttgaAGAACTCGTGCTAATCCTCTGAAATCTCTTATTACTCTTTTGTAAAACTAGTTTTCTCAATGATATGAACAACTTTTAAAAGCCAGAACAAACTCTCCTTTTATAGAAAACgttttataacaaactttcaaaaaacaattaaagctgttacaaaaagaacagattgctaataaaatgaacagatttattttgaaaGGCTATTACAGAATTTGTTATAtgtaggagacttagtcaaactcCCTGGTGCAAGGACAAAACGTTAAAAGCCTTTTAAGACAACcatggcaccagactaaaaagaatctattcatttacaaaagaacaaatttattttcaaaacgataacaaaattttttaaacaagtgaaacacagtcgttttgatggaaagaagacttagtcaaaatacttgatgcacaaaacatgattttcaaaaCCCTTAATCAAGGCATCAGCTTaagaaaaagaatctatttatttagaaaagaatagaTTCATTTTCTATGCAATAAAGGatattttgtaaaacatgtgaaaaacagtttcataaaacttgtgcttgctcttatcacatggtcaggggttaagaggtgagttacctagcaaaaagcctacttTAAACACCCTCTAATCTATACCTAAGACATCCTTAAAGCAAATGCAAATACTAAAGAAAATTACACAattggcttcatcaaacacatgtcttgaaggggcagcattCATCTTCAACATATGCTATTGGGCCTAATACATGACCCATAAAATCCTAAAGTactttatacatttattttgaACTAAAGTTTGACCCAAAATGATGATGACTTGTCTTTGTTGAAACCAGCTGAGTTACATTCTTCTTTGTAGTTTCTATCAAGGCTCTACTATTCTTTCATGGTATGGAGGTCTTCTCTGAGATGCTCTGTAGAATCCTTCATCCTAGAGTTGTCCTCTTTATTGGGCCTACAAAAGATAGACAAAAGCCTAATTAGGCCCATATGTACAAATAAGTTCTTGAATATTACTCTAACTTTTCATccttcttaaaaatattattattttggttAAATGGGTTTCCACCATCCCCTCTCTTAAAAAGAATTTATCCTTGGATCTAATTGTCGTTTCAggataacaatattattattgtttgagATTCATGTTTTTCCTCCATGATCAAACACCATCTTGTAGAAACAATGAAATAGTAAAACAAAAGATATATGtacaaaaataaaagtataagaCAAGAACTTTCTCTCAAGTTCAATGTATCCCTTACCTGTTGATAGATAAACAAAGTTGCCTAATCTTTTGATCTTGATGTTTCTATTCAAACAATTCTTCACAAGGTTTTTCTCTAGATGGGTTTATATCAATGTCTCGTTTAGATCTAGATAGTGGTTTTTCTTCAATCAACACCTAGAATTGTTCTAAAGAAGATGATTTTATGTCAATGTCTGGTTCAGTTTCAGATaaagaattttcttttatttctttttcttttctctctcttctttcctatatcttttctttctctaagagcttgtaatttttctctaaattctttttctcctcttataaattatttttctcctTCTACAATTTTTCTTCCTTTTGCTACTAGCTcttttatctcttctttctgCCTTAAAATTCTAAGTTTCTCATCATGAATGACaagtttaacattttttatctttcaaaattttctatttatttttatgaaatttagCATCCAAAAGtttgaaatatttttctaaagatCCTAAGTTACTTACTCTATGAGttttgtattaaaatattttttacaaggAAAGTGAGTTTACCACACATGGTAAATTTCCAGGAAAAATCATAATGGAtattcttaagtaccaagtctttgtAGGAAAAATTGGCTCCGAAGGAGCAGGGGTTGAATGAAGCCAAAACTCAATTCACTTTTATCAAACTCGCGATAAATCACAAATTATAGAGGATAAGAGATAGAGAAAAGTATGCATAAAGTTGTATACTGGTTCACCCCAAACACTAGGGCTATGTCTAGACCCCTCAAGCAACCTACTCAAAAGTCTTTATTAAAGTATCATCCACCTCTCCAGGTAACAAGTATTGTCCACCTCTCCAGGTAACAAGTATTGTCCACCTCTCCAGGTAACAAGTATTGTCCACCTCTCCAGGTAACAAGTATTGTCCACCTCTCCAGGTAACAAGTATTTTCCACCTCTCCAGGTAACAAGTATTGTCCACCTCTCCAGGTAACAAGTATTGAACACCTCTCCAGGTAACACGTATTGTCCACCTCTCTAGGTAACAAATATTTAAATCCTCTCCAGGAAAACAGAGATCAAGAATTCTCAACAAGTGAGAAAACACTCTCAATCAGAGAGCAAATAGTGAAATCTCACAGGATTATCTTCACACAGTGAATGATTTACAATACAAGGCTCGCTCCTTAAACAATAAGTTCTCTAAACGACAGATTAGAAATATTCTCTCATAAAGACTATTCACACTAAAAATATGAATTCTCTACAATCATATTGTACTTGTATGCATTTGTCGTGTATTTCTTTACCACTTTCAAGATCTTTATATAGTTTTCTGAATGTGACTGTTGAAGATTTAATTCTTCTCCTTATTCCCACAGTCGTTGGATGATGTATATAGAAACTCTTGCTCATATATGATTCTTTTGTGTCTTGGactttaaatgtattttttattagtttctcTTTCTGTCCTAGTGTAAACATTCAATCattaatattgtaatattttagTATCCTTCATTCTCGTGCACTTGTTCATCATCTTTTACAGGTCAAAAGTTAAATATGAAAActttttctttgattatatTTTGTGTGTCTTTGAGTGTatgaaacaatttgaattgtattctttattgtttttttatgtgaatattAACCCTTTAATGCATGTGACTGATTCTTCAATCATATCTCTGTCATGTTGCTTCATTATAAATACCTTGGACTCTTGATATGGAAATATTTGCTTTGTTGATATTTGCACCTCTTTGCCATTTGTAATTTTAATGCTTTCTGAAATTCTTTCTAACTTTGTTGTGGATTTGAACGTTGGATGCAATGTTGGATTTTCTTTGAAACTCGTTGTCCACTTGAGCTTTGCTACATTTGACACTGATTATGGAAAGTTTTGGCTTGCGTCTTTAatgttctttttcttcattatttgCAACTAGTTTGAATATCTTCAATTTCTTCTCATGAATCTCGCTTTTTGCACTAACTCCATTTTTCCCATTAGACACTCAATAAGGAAACTTGTGCACATTCTCCTCTATGTCTTGATGGTTCCTAAAATCACATTTAGAAACCTTTATGGTTACCAGTGATATTAATATCTTCAATATATGTCACAACAAATATATCATTGAACAAAAATTTCTTAATATCTTAGAATTACATATGAATTATCAATACTTTCATTCTCGTATATTAATTCACACATAATATCAATATATTCATGTTTATACATAATAACACTTTTTCAATATAATCACAATTTCTCTTGAATATATTTCACAAAATATACTTTTAAGAATTAAGACATgtgtattttgtttttcaaaatccttttTCAAACACgagtttaaattataattaatcatAATTATATTAGAAATCAGTGCATAAAATATCTTTCATTAATCATTCTAAACATATTAGTTTTGCTCATAGTATTTCAAAGAATGTTTTCATATAttgaacaatttatttacatGATATATTCGTTAAAGTtcatttgaaaacatttttaaatcttaattaaaaCATTGTTTATTTTATCAAGGAAGATTTGTATAATTTAGCTTAATCAAAatgagtttaaaaaaatatttgataaacatgtaaaatatataaagtgAAAGTATTATGTTTGGAAACTTCCCTAACACTTGATCATCCAGCTTGTGATCATCATTTGATATGTTCATTTGATCATTGTGTGGTTTGTGTAACACTCATGCTTCATATGTTCTTCTCAGAGTATCATCCAATGCATCTCTTTAGAGGATCGACTGCCACTGGTTCTATTACATGTTCTTGTTTGACAACACAATTCATTAAGTTCCCTTTTGTAGAAATCGTCTACTAGCTTGATGAGACTTTTGATATATCTATGTCATCGTCTGTTGCTCTCAATCAAAGTTATTTTCTCATAAGCACAGTGTTTGTATGACGTTTCTTCAactgatattttattttattttatttttgtcatcATTTGGCAAGGATATGTAGTATACCTTTAGGTAACATCATCTTTTTCCTTTCCAGATTGTGTTTGCTTGTgttatgattttatattttagca
The sequence above is a segment of the Phaseolus vulgaris cultivar G19833 chromosome 2, P. vulgaris v2.0, whole genome shotgun sequence genome. Coding sequences within it:
- the LOC137809066 gene encoding uncharacterized protein gives rise to the protein MDQFFRISQCSSAKEMWEVLEVTHEGTEDKRFTHIVNHLTGLGKIFDKEELNIKVLKCLDRSWQPKVTAISESHDLSKLSTAALFGKLMEHELELKRLKEQEILERKPKGLALKASAQSDIKKEKEDAEHDETINLLTKRFSKFLKKKSRDRNQQKRRYPKQNESNSSNYTCFGCGKTGHIRMDCANNQSKEISASKKVERSKGSRDYISWEENEVSSTSSSSTESEETNLCFMVKDEGSRFTCS